The Zea mays cultivar B73 chromosome 7, Zm-B73-REFERENCE-NAM-5.0, whole genome shotgun sequence DNA segment aaGTATCCAAGACTTTCGATAAAACCCTTTTCCCTATGGTtcaacctgcattcttatttctccaagaattgttagtccatatatggttgtcattaattaccaaaacatcactaatgggcctagatgattcacacttcCACCAATCGGTTATCAACAAAGTTGGATGCCTTAATCCATTTGCCTCCACTAATCTATTAACAAAGGTGGTATCGCTAAGGCAACCATCTCCATTAACCCATTAACAAAGGCAGTCTTCCTTAGGATGCCCTCTTCTATTAATCAATGATTATAAAACCAGCTTCTCCAACCATCCCTATGATTGCAAACACATCAGGGTACCAAGAGTACTAGAGAAAAGATAGTAAGGGGAATACGTAACAAGTGCTGACATTGTAGAGTATGTCTACAAAGTCATAAAAATTATGCCTAAAACACAAAGATTTTGATAAAGGTTAGGGTCATACTTATGTGTAATACCTTATGTCCTCTTTAGCTGATGATTGATTGGTGTATATAGATAATAAGTGAATACAAGCTCCTACACCAGCAAGCAACTGCTAGATCAAAAGTGAGTTGTGGCAAGCTAGACTACCAATTGGTGGCTAGTGTTCAGTGGTAGAAGGCGTTCAAATTGAATCCCCTTAAACACAGCTCTACCCCACTCTTTTTATAGTCCAAGAGGGTGGTGAGCTTACATGTATATGCTACCTACGAGCCCTACTTGTTATCAAGCCAACTGTCCACGTCCTGGTCACAACCTTGTATAATGGTAGGTATTGTGTCGTGTAATCATACAATATATGCCAGGCGTGCACCAATGTAATCATACGTGTTGAGGTGACTTAACCGAGATCCTATCCAGAATGAGGACGGGtgctttagggggtgtttggttagagggactaaagattagtctctagtttttagtctcatttagtcccttttttgccaaacactaggactaaaatatggactaaaatgatttagtctttagtccttcacataggtgctaaaagagactaaaagccCACATGAGTGTATTCCAAGAGCATTTAAGTCTTTGGACAATGTATTTAATGACTTTAGAACCTATTTAGTCCTTAGAACCAAACaagtagggactaaagtttagtcctaagactaaagtttagtcctaagactaaatgaaaccaaacatggccttagTGGTGATGTTCACGACTTTAGTATGGCTCTGTGtattttttatcacataaaaGTATCGTTGTACTACCTAGATATGGCTATAGTTTTTTTCCTGCGGCTAGTGTGATTTTCCCGATCATTTTCGTTTTTTCATCTGTGAAAATAAGACATAAACAATATAGGTGTTTTCGATCATTTTCGCATTTCTCATTTTAGTCAGAATATCCCGTTTTTATCCGCATATAATATCATGTTTTAGATAATTCAATGAAAAAAATCATAAATGACTATGTCACATCACAACAAACTAATCCATAATTAATCATTTTCTTTGTTAGCCATATATATTATAATACATTATTTTTATATGTCTAGTTGAGATGTTTTAATTGATCTCAATACTACTTTATTTTTATAATCTATGCGGCGATGTTTCCGTTTTTACGTCTGATTCGATCCGTTATCGATTTGTTTCATTTATTTTTGTTCGTTTTTGTCATCCCGCTAGTCATATTTTCGATCCCATTTTCGATGATCCCGTTTCCaaaataagatttgaaaatataaACAGGAGAGGGGTTATCCCGACCAATCCCATCCGTTTTCATATCAAAAAAGATCTTGCACTGCACACCTGCTTCTTTCTGCACACAAGACGACTTCAGCAAAACTGAAGTCGGCCAGTTTTGATGAATCTACCTACCTGAGTGGCACCCAAGGAACCAGCATTTGATCTCAACTTGAAGGCCTTTAGGCCTGTTTTGATGCATCTCTAAACAATCGACCCCTCATAAAAAAAACGAGAGAGAGAAAACACTGATCACGACAGACAGACTACGCTGGATCACCACATGGTTCCTGACCAGCAAGCCCAAAAAATGGTAAAACAGAATAGAATCAATCTTTAGTAAATGATGATGAATCGATTCATCCCTTTGCTttctcaaaacattcttctgtaaCACTCTTTTTTTTAGAGTTCCTTTGATTGAATACAAGCAATAGGCAGCAGGTGAATTTTCTTTCTATACAGATTACAATGCTGCAGGTGAGGTCAGTAAAGCGGGGACGCCGACAAGGGCAGATCACCTCGGTCCACCTATTGGCTGGATGTGGAAACAAAAACAATACTGTGTGTTGAAGCTAGTTATTGTTAATTTTTCTAGCAGCAGTAGCAACTCCTTATAATAGTAAGGGCTGCACAATCAGGAAGAGGGCTCCATATCTGGGGTTCTTGTTCTTTCGATGGTGAAATGATCAACAACCCGTACAGATCTCACAGGGTCAGTTGATGAGGCTGACCTCCACTTGCTTGGATGCTTCCGGTCATGGCTGAGCTGATGAGGCCCTCGTCCCTCTGATTCCCACCTCGGATCCAACTTCCAGTCCTTTGGGACCTGTTTATTCGCAGCAGAGCAAAGAATCATTTTGTTACCAGTGTGCAGTTACATAAGGCGGCAGAGTTATGAGCAGATGGGAGCAACGGAATGAAGGCTGGTCTGTTACCTTGTCAACTGCAAGAGTAAATATTTCTAGATCACCATCCTTCTTAACATGGAACCTTGTGAAGGATTTGTAGTTTGCGATGCGCAGCGACGAGAAGGCTTCATCAAAGTGTATGTGGAACCAATTGATGCAGATGTATAGGTAACTACCAAATATGAGAGAAACAACTGGAGTCGAGAAAATCCAGAAATAGATAAACACAGAAGTGTAGTACATGATCAGAACACTCCGCGAAAGAGACATCATTCCGTTCTTGCATATATTTATTCTTGTCACAGCCATGACCTGAGCAAAGGTATAAGCTATAAGGTACTTGCTAAAACCTACAAAACGTGGATTGGGAATGAAACAGTAACATGCATCAAATCTTGACAAATTAATCTTCTATAGTGTAATGCATCACATTTTCAAAATAATTAAATTCTGAATTGGTGAAGTTAGATTACTAGTTCTTGTCCATACAACATATAAAAATTATTTACAGTAGATCATAGTTAATTCTAGAACTGCACACCCATTCCTCAAGGAATGTCCAAACAAGCAGACTGTAACATTTCCAGAAAATTTAATTACCTCAGGGACGTCAAAGGCTGCCATAAGATATTTTATACATGCTGGATACAGTCCCAGAGTCCATTGCTCCAAACGAGCACGAAGACCAGTAGGATCTGGAAAATGCTCACTTTCCATGGATCGATACCATTCATACAGAGTGTGATAACCTACAACAAAAAATTGTAATAAAGCTTTCACTTTCACTTGAATTTTGACCCATCACGTGTGATAAGCATTCAGGAAGCACACTATGGTATGGCATACCTGAAGTTGCCAATAAATGGTTACGAATACAAATTTCAATGCCCAACTCCAGCAGCAACATTAAAAGTAGTGCTGCAGTTAAATGGGCCAAAACATGGAGGCCGCCTATAATAGCTCTTCTCCTCCTTGATAGTTTGGATGGTACGAATGAATATGACGCCGTCAATAAAGTAAGACTTCCTACTGAAGAGACATAAGAGTGCTCAAAAATATAAAGCAAAGCACTCCATATTGTGCCTGAGAAGCTTTTCAGACGCCCAGACCAAGTTTCTTCATTTAAGATACGAACAAGATTACACTGGAACAAATAGAAATAAATCAAGAATATGAATACAAATTGACATGTTGGTCAACTTGATCTTCCAAGTGATAGTAGCAACATGAATACAAatcaagagaccataaagggtaACGGATAATTTATGTGATGCAAAGTATTCTCTGAGGCTGGTATAAAGAATATGACATGTCCAGTACCAGGCGGCTAACTTTTGGTCAACGAACATACTTCAAGATTAACAGTAATTAGTAACACTCTTCAAAAAGAAAAGACAGAAATAAGCAAAtaaaaataaatccataacagAGGTCAGCCAACAGAAGCAAGAAAGGTGCAAATAATACTTAGTTTACAAATCTGGGAATAAATTTGCTAATGAGGCTCAAGATTATTATTAGTAACTAACCTCCACAGTTACTACTATTTTAAACGTGCTACAAAGGATAAACTTTAAAATAAAATGACCATTTTGAGAATCTGTAACTAACCTGTGGGAACATTGAAAACACCAAAATGAAGTATATAAAACCGCCAATGATGTCAAACTGCCAATTCTTTTTGCGGAACTTCAATATGTTACCCAATGCAATCTGTGAATTTAGTAAATCAGATCGTGCTCATCTCACAATTGATGGTATAGTACACAAAAGATTCATAAACTGATCACTGAACTAAATAAGCAAGAATTACTTCATCAACATAGGAAAAAACATACCCCAGTAGACTCATCATAGGATGGATAAGCTGCCTTGCATTCATAGGTGGTTCCAGAGAACCTCTCAAAGTTTCTGAAAACATGTGTTGGGTGCAAAAAGGCACCACCACATCCATTAACAagcaagtgttgcacaaaattatTCTTTTCTGATCGAGTGGCAGAGTGCCTCATAAAATGGTGTAAATCCCCTGCCATGCGAAGTTTACATCTTCCTTTCAGGTATTCCTGAATTAAGTGTGATACATTCTTGCCTGTAGTCTCATTCCAGTACCAATCAAGAAGCCAGTTTGGCTCATGTGTTACTACAATCACAGAATCATTCTCTCCAACCTGCACAGCTTTAGTATTGAAGTCAATCAATTAAATCTGTAAATATTACCTTCAACTTCCAAGTTCCAAGAGATGTTCTGGAAAGGTAAGGCCGTAAGAGGGATTCCTTCCAAGTAGAAAGCAAATGGGGCTAAGAGCCTATCAGCCTAAGACTACAAAGAATATGCAACAACTCTTCTTGTGTTTACTGTAAATGAAAATAATAACCGGCATACATGGTTGAACACTAGAAGCAATTACTAACGCATGTTGTCCCACGTgaaaccaaaaataaggaaatgaaAGGAGTTTAAAGAAAAAAAAGATGAGCAAGCGAAGAAAATGCACCTTATTCTGACAAACATCAGCAAAGAACTTGAATTGGTATACATCAACATCGCCATGGAGAGATAAATCAAGACCAAATATCCACCAACCCTTGGGAAGATGCAATGCAAAATAACTCTTCTTCTGAGGCAGAAACCATCCACCTAACCAGCTTTTATGACATATATATCTCATAAAAGTATGAAGCCCATCAAACCAGTCTGTTATAAAAAAAAGTATCACAAATTGGGAAAGGAGCAAAACACAAACATGCATCGTATTCCTTACATCATTGACCAAGTGCACAAGAAAGAAAATAATATGAGATATTATTAGATTAACCAAGAACGTTTACAAACC contains these protein-coding regions:
- the LOC103631870 gene encoding uncharacterized protein isoform X2 — encoded protein: MFASLASSISSHLLFLEGPFSPATQILTAVLFIIAFHIIFIGLWYIGLVARLAGTRPGVWTILQNCTVISIACCVFYSHCGNLAVHKSKSFGSSSDPNLLAFLKNENGSTWISNFLRMNQLKDEICSSWFAPVGSASDYPILAKWVIYGELVCSGSCAGPSDEISPLYSLWATFVGLYIANFVVERSTGWALTHPSTDLEDEKLKRHMKPDFLDMVPWYSGTSADLFKTAFDLMVSVTLFVGRFDMRMMQAAMKGPTGNTPNDDLLYDHFNEREDLWFDFVADTGDGGNSSYTVARLLAQPSIRTVIGGSMHTLPRGNLLIIGGDLAYPNPSSFTYERRFFRPFEYALQPPPWYRDEHIALDKPELPPGVSKMTEYDGPQCFIIPGNHDWFDGLHTFMRYICHKSWLGGWFLPQKKSYFALHLPKGWWIFGLDLSLHGDVDVYQFKFFADVCQNKVGENDSVIVVTHEPNWLLDWYWNETTGKNVSHLIQEYLKGRCKLRMAGDLHHFMRHSATRSEKNNFVQHLLVNGCGGAFLHPTHVFRNFERFSGTTYECKAAYPSYDESTGIALGNILKFRKKNWQFDIIGGFIYFILVFSMFPQCNLVRILNEETWSGRLKSFSGTIWSALLYIFEHSYVSSVGSLTLLTASYSFVPSKLSRRRRAIIGGLHVLAHLTAALLLMLLLELGIEICIRNHLLATSGYHTLYEWYRSMESEHFPDPTGLRARLEQWTLGLYPACIKYLMAAFDVPEVMAVTRINICKNGMMSLSRSVLIMYYTSVFIYFWIFSTPVVSLIFGSYLYICINWFHIHFDEAFSSLRIANYKSFTRFHVKKDGDLEIFTLAVDKVPKDWKLDPRWESEGRGPHQLSHDRKHPSKWRSASSTDPVRSVRVVDHFTIERTRTPDMEPSS
- the LOC103631870 gene encoding uncharacterized protein isoform X1, giving the protein MGSDKQIGSPRQLLETLKMGRVRTILTHTYPYPHEHSRHIMTAVIIACLFFISSDNMHTLIHKLDNNIKWWSMYVCLIGFFYFFSSPFLGRTIQPSYSNFNRWYVAWICFASLYHLPSFQSMGVDMRMNLSLFLTIYFSSVLFIIAFHIIFIGLWYIGLVARLAGTRPGVWTILQNCTVISIACCVFYSHCGNLAVHKSKSFGSSSDPNLLAFLKNENGSTWISNFLRMNQLKDEICSSWFAPVGSASDYPILAKWVIYGELVCSGSCAGPSDEISPLYSLWATFVGLYIANFVVERSTGWALTHPSTDLEDEKLKRHMKPDFLDMVPWYSGTSADLFKTAFDLMVSVTLFVGRFDMRMMQAAMKGPTGNTPNDDLLYDHFNEREDLWFDFVADTGDGGNSSYTVARLLAQPSIRTVIGGSMHTLPRGNLLIIGGDLAYPNPSSFTYERRFFRPFEYALQPPPWYRDEHIALDKPELPPGVSKMTEYDGPQCFIIPGNHDWFDGLHTFMRYICHKSWLGGWFLPQKKSYFALHLPKGWWIFGLDLSLHGDVDVYQFKFFADVCQNKVGENDSVIVVTHEPNWLLDWYWNETTGKNVSHLIQEYLKGRCKLRMAGDLHHFMRHSATRSEKNNFVQHLLVNGCGGAFLHPTHVFRNFERFSGTTYECKAAYPSYDESTGIALGNILKFRKKNWQFDIIGGFIYFILVFSMFPQCNLVRILNEETWSGRLKSFSGTIWSALLYIFEHSYVSSVGSLTLLTASYSFVPSKLSRRRRAIIGGLHVLAHLTAALLLMLLLELGIEICIRNHLLATSGYHTLYEWYRSMESEHFPDPTGLRARLEQWTLGLYPACIKYLMAAFDVPEVMAVTRINICKNGMMSLSRSVLIMYYTSVFIYFWIFSTPVVSLIFGSYLYICINWFHIHFDEAFSSLRIANYKSFTRFHVKKDGDLEIFTLAVDKVPKDWKLDPRWESEGRGPHQLSHDRKHPSKWRSASSTDPVRSVRVVDHFTIERTRTPDMEPSS